Proteins encoded within one genomic window of Bradyrhizobium sp. CB1717:
- a CDS encoding DUF2948 family protein has translation MSPQLKMIALDADDLAVISAHVQDARVQASDIIWRQGEKRLVVGMSRLDWEQTLDGETEPRRLVAALRFDRVLACKSRNIDLGALDKVLDLVGIEFHPQDGRAEEPGGSALLLFAQGGAIRLDVECLECELTDLGADDLGTGVEVEGEG, from the coding sequence ATGTCTCCCCAGCTCAAAATGATCGCGCTCGATGCCGACGACCTCGCCGTGATCTCGGCCCATGTCCAGGACGCCCGCGTGCAGGCCTCGGACATCATCTGGCGGCAGGGCGAGAAGCGCCTGGTGGTCGGAATGAGCCGGCTGGACTGGGAGCAGACCCTGGACGGCGAGACCGAGCCGCGCCGGCTGGTCGCCGCGCTCCGCTTCGACCGCGTGCTCGCCTGCAAATCGCGCAATATCGATTTGGGCGCGCTGGACAAGGTTCTGGACCTCGTCGGCATCGAGTTTCACCCCCAGGACGGCCGCGCCGAGGAGCCCGGCGGCAGCGCCCTCCTGCTGTTCGCCCAGGGCGGCGCCATCCGCCTCGACGTCGAATGCCTGGAATGCGAGCTGACGGATCTGGGTGCGGACGACCTGGGGACGGGCGTGGAGGTCGAAGGGGAGGGGTGA
- a CDS encoding NAD-dependent epimerase/dehydratase family protein: protein MRVIIFGATGMVGQGVLRECLIDPGIERVLVVGRSPTGVRDAKLAEIIHDDFLNYSAIEAELTGFDACFFCLGVSSIGMSEERYRHLTYDLTLAAATTLARLNPQMTLTYVTGAGTDSTEQGSRMWARIKGKTENDLLKLPFKGAYMFRPGAIQPLHGARSKTAWVQAVYTATWPLWSVLRRISPRLVTSTEQMGRAMIHVAREGYPRKVLEMEDINSI, encoded by the coding sequence ATGCGCGTGATCATCTTCGGCGCGACCGGCATGGTCGGGCAGGGCGTCTTGCGCGAATGCCTGATCGATCCCGGGATCGAGCGTGTGCTCGTGGTCGGGCGTAGCCCGACCGGCGTGCGCGACGCCAAGCTCGCCGAGATCATCCACGATGACTTCCTGAACTATTCAGCGATCGAAGCCGAGCTCACAGGCTTCGACGCCTGCTTTTTCTGCCTCGGCGTCTCCTCGATCGGCATGAGCGAGGAGCGCTACCGCCACCTCACCTACGACCTCACGCTCGCGGCCGCGACGACGCTGGCGCGGCTCAATCCGCAGATGACCTTAACTTACGTCACCGGCGCCGGCACCGATTCCACCGAGCAGGGGTCGCGGATGTGGGCCCGGATCAAGGGCAAGACCGAGAACGATCTCCTCAAGCTGCCGTTCAAGGGCGCCTACATGTTCCGGCCCGGCGCAATCCAGCCGCTGCACGGCGCCCGTTCCAAGACTGCCTGGGTGCAGGCCGTGTATACCGCAACCTGGCCGCTCTGGTCGGTGCTGCGCCGGATTTCGCCCAGGCTCGTCACCTCGACCGAGCAGATGGGCCGCGCCATGATCCATGTTGCCCGGGAAGGGTATCCACGGAAGGTGCTGGAGATGGAGGATATCAATAGCATCTAG
- a CDS encoding SDR family oxidoreductase, giving the protein MTDWTTADILSLSGKTAVVTGATGGLGYETAMALAGAGAIVILTGRSDAKGLRAIESICERFPNALIAYEHLDLASQSSVADFARRFAAGNEQLDLLVNNAGVMALPKRQQTEDGFEMQLGTNYLGHYALTARLLPQLRRAKAPRVVNLSSLAHRSGAINFDDLQGRHSYRPWRAYCQSKLAMLMFALELQRRSLAAGWGVTSLAAHPGYARTDLISNGPGANTFQWRVGRLLQPLMSQSAAEGALPTLFAATSPGAEPGGYYGPNGFYELKGAPAPARIMPQAKDFAAAAMLWDVSATLTGVSFDEIAVAA; this is encoded by the coding sequence ATGACCGACTGGACCACGGCAGACATTCTCTCCCTCAGCGGCAAGACCGCGGTCGTGACCGGCGCCACCGGCGGGCTCGGTTACGAGACTGCGATGGCGCTGGCGGGCGCCGGTGCCATTGTCATACTCACCGGGCGCAGCGACGCAAAGGGCCTGCGGGCGATCGAGAGCATTTGCGAGCGGTTTCCCAACGCCTTGATCGCCTATGAGCATCTCGACCTCGCCAGCCAGTCCTCCGTCGCCGATTTCGCCAGGCGCTTTGCCGCTGGCAACGAGCAGCTCGATCTGCTCGTCAACAATGCCGGCGTGATGGCGCTGCCGAAGCGGCAGCAGACCGAGGATGGTTTCGAGATGCAGCTCGGCACCAACTATCTCGGCCATTACGCGCTGACGGCGCGTCTGCTGCCGCAGCTTCGCCGGGCGAAGGCGCCGCGTGTCGTCAATCTCTCCAGCCTTGCGCACCGCTCCGGCGCGATCAATTTTGACGATCTGCAAGGCAGGCATTCCTATCGTCCCTGGCGGGCCTATTGCCAGTCCAAGCTCGCGATGCTGATGTTTGCGCTGGAGTTGCAGCGCCGCAGCCTCGCCGCCGGCTGGGGTGTGACGAGCCTTGCCGCCCATCCCGGCTATGCGCGGACCGATCTCATTTCGAACGGGCCGGGCGCCAACACATTCCAGTGGCGGGTCGGCCGGTTGCTTCAGCCGTTGATGAGCCAGTCCGCGGCCGAGGGCGCGTTGCCGACGCTGTTCGCGGCGACCTCGCCCGGTGCTGAACCGGGCGGCTATTACGGTCCGAACGGATTTTACGAACTGAAGGGGGCGCCCGCGCCTGCGCGGATCATGCCGCAGGCGAAGGACTTTGCCGCGGCTGCGATGCTGTGGGATGTCTCGGCAACGCTGACCGGTGTATCCTTCGACGAGATCGCGGTCGCTGCATGA
- a CDS encoding TetR/AcrR family transcriptional regulator codes for MKASKAVRKGAKPLSAAAKSAPSAGLRQRKQQETRERLTRAAMALFLERGFEATTIDDIAAAADVSRRSFFHYFASKEDVVSAWQEDAAAALVTEILARPAEESMLTAAENAIAAAVKRIDPAEAAAMSRLKRDNPALHARDQLKYEKLERALAEGLARRARNKSDQLKARLVAMISTGAMRVGGESWIGEGVREKPEAFVKRTFDAIRAILK; via the coding sequence TTGAAGGCTTCGAAAGCGGTCAGGAAAGGCGCCAAGCCATTGTCAGCGGCCGCAAAATCGGCGCCCTCTGCCGGCCTGCGCCAGCGCAAGCAGCAGGAGACTCGCGAGCGGCTGACCCGCGCAGCGATGGCGCTGTTCCTGGAGCGCGGCTTCGAGGCCACGACCATCGACGACATCGCGGCGGCGGCCGACGTCTCGCGCCGCAGCTTCTTCCACTACTTCGCGTCGAAGGAGGACGTCGTTTCCGCCTGGCAGGAGGACGCCGCGGCCGCGCTGGTCACCGAGATCCTGGCACGGCCCGCGGAGGAATCCATGCTGACCGCGGCGGAGAATGCGATCGCAGCGGCAGTCAAGCGGATCGATCCCGCGGAAGCCGCCGCAATGTCGCGGCTCAAGCGCGACAATCCCGCACTCCACGCCCGCGACCAGCTCAAATACGAGAAGCTCGAGCGCGCGCTGGCGGAAGGGCTTGCACGGCGTGCGCGAAACAAATCGGACCAGCTGAAGGCGCGGCTCGTCGCGATGATCTCGACCGGCGCGATGCGCGTCGGTGGCGAGAGCTGGATCGGCGAGGGTGTGCGCGAAAAGCCGGAGGCGTTCGTGAAGCGCACCTTCGATGCGATCCGGGCGATATTGAAGTGA
- a CDS encoding alpha/beta hydrolase, which produces MPTITTKDGVEIFYKDWGAGQPIVFSHGWPLSSDDWDAQMMYFVTRGYRVIAHDRRGHGRSAQVADGHDMDHYADDLAALTAHLDLKNAIHVGHSTGGGEVVHYIARHGESRVAKAAILSAVPPLMVQTAANPGGLPKSVFDDFQAQLAAGRSAFYRDIAAGPFYGYNRPGAKPLEAVIENWWRQGMMGGAKAHYDGIVAFSQTDFTEDLKKINVPVLVMHGDDDQIVPYADSAPLSAKLLKKGILKTYKGFPHGMPTTHAETINADLLAFFKE; this is translated from the coding sequence ATGCCCACCATCACCACCAAAGACGGCGTCGAGATTTTCTACAAGGACTGGGGCGCGGGGCAGCCGATCGTGTTCAGCCATGGCTGGCCGCTGTCGTCGGACGATTGGGACGCGCAGATGATGTATTTCGTCACGCGCGGTTATCGCGTCATCGCTCATGACCGCCGCGGTCACGGCCGCTCGGCGCAGGTCGCCGACGGTCACGACATGGATCATTATGCCGACGATCTCGCCGCGCTTACCGCGCATCTCGATCTCAAGAACGCCATCCATGTCGGCCACTCCACCGGCGGCGGCGAGGTCGTGCACTACATCGCGCGTCACGGCGAGAGCCGCGTCGCGAAGGCTGCGATCCTCTCGGCGGTGCCGCCGCTGATGGTGCAGACCGCGGCCAATCCCGGCGGCCTGCCGAAGAGCGTGTTCGATGATTTCCAGGCCCAGCTCGCCGCCGGCCGCTCCGCATTTTACCGCGACATCGCGGCGGGCCCGTTCTACGGCTACAACCGCCCCGGCGCAAAGCCACTGGAAGCGGTGATCGAGAATTGGTGGCGCCAGGGCATGATGGGCGGCGCGAAGGCGCATTACGACGGCATCGTCGCGTTCTCGCAGACCGACTTCACCGAGGACCTGAAGAAGATCAACGTTCCCGTGCTGGTGATGCACGGCGACGACGACCAGATCGTTCCCTATGCCGATTCGGCGCCGCTCTCGGCCAAGCTGCTCAAGAAGGGCATCCTGAAAACCTACAAGGGTTTTCCGCACGGCATGCCGACCACCCACGCTGAAACGATCAACGCCGACCTGCTGGCGTTTTTCAAGGAGTGA
- a CDS encoding EthD family reductase, with translation MAEIVVLYKTPKDAAAFDKYYAETHIPLAKKLPGLKKYAVSKGPVASPAGPSGIHLVAILTFDSVADIQAAFASPEGKATGADVPKFASGGADLLIFDTKDV, from the coding sequence ATGGCTGAAATCGTCGTGCTGTACAAAACACCCAAGGATGCTGCGGCCTTCGACAAGTACTATGCCGAGACGCACATTCCGCTCGCGAAAAAGCTTCCCGGCCTGAAGAAATACGCCGTCAGCAAGGGACCCGTCGCATCTCCCGCAGGTCCTTCCGGCATCCATCTCGTCGCCATTCTCACCTTCGACAGCGTGGCCGACATCCAGGCCGCATTCGCCAGTCCGGAAGGCAAGGCGACCGGCGCCGACGTGCCGAAATTCGCCAGCGGCGGCGCCGACCTCCTGATCTTCGACACCAAGGACGTGTGA